DNA sequence from the Sulfurimonas sediminis genome:
AGAGCAAATTGCGCCCGTGACCAGTCAACAAGCACGTCAGTGTGTTCCATATTATTTTTCCTTTGTGAGTTGTTGTAAAATATATTGACTTCTTTGTGCATCAGTTTCGAAGTTTTCTTGCAATATATTTGGGAAGAACAGCCATTTGACAATGGCAAACATAACAAATAGTTTTACAGCTATGAGAATCCAAAGTGTTTTACCCACTCTCATATTTACAAAACCATCATAGTACAGGTAGAAAACGGATCGAAAAAAGTTTGTGATATGTGTTTTCATGGAAGAATATTATTCCAATCACTATTAACAATTAATAAATATATATTATTAATTTTATCAGCTTACATAATAATAAGTCATTTAGAGGAGTTTTTTAAATTCTTTCAGAGGCACAGGTTTGGATATCAGATAGCCTTGATAATAGTCACATCCGTTTTCCTCTATAAAGTGAGCGTGCTCGACTGTTTCCACCCCTTCGGCTATGACTGAAAAATCAAACTGTTTTGCAACATCAATAATAATTTTTACAAGCTTTTTGTCATTTTCATTCTCAAGCATATCCCGCACAAAACTTTGGTCTATTTTGAGATAATCAAACGGCAGATTTTTCAGATAGGAGAGCGAAGAGTAGCCTGTGCCAAAATCATCCATGGAAAATGCAAAGCCGTGTGCTTTGATATGCAACATTTTGTCTATTGTGTCATTTAGATTATTAAGCATGATAGATTCTGTAAGCTCAAGCTTTATAGAGTGCGGGTCAACATTGTATTTTTTTGCATTTGTAAGCAAAAGTTCTTCAAAATTATCTTGAGAAAATTGTTTCAAGCTGATATTTACAGCAATGTTTTCAAGCGTATCTTCGAGTTCTTTATACAGTGCAAAGGCGCTCTCTATCACCCAACTGCCTATGTTGATGATAAGGCTGGACTGTTCTGCATACTCTATAAAAGCATCTGGAAACAGAAGCCCTTTTGTCGGGTGATTCCATCGTATCAATGCTTCGGCAGAGACTATTTTATTTGTTTTGGTCTCTACAATAGGTTGCAGGTAGAGTTCAAACTGTTTTTCCTGTATGGCAATTTTGAGTTCATTGTGTAAAAGCAGTTGCTCCT
Encoded proteins:
- a CDS encoding DUF4492 domain-containing protein; this translates as MKTHITNFFRSVFYLYYDGFVNMRVGKTLWILIAVKLFVMFAIVKWLFFPNILQENFETDAQRSQYILQQLTKEK